Proteins co-encoded in one Chitinophagales bacterium genomic window:
- a CDS encoding DUF2306 domain-containing protein, which yields MEYIELMYLHLATVVPCFIIGTVLLLIQKGTSFHKNLGRVYMVLMLFTATVTLFMPAQVGPRFLNHFGWIHGFTFLTLYTVPTAYLAIKRGDVKAHKRKMILLYFGAIIIAGGFTFVPGRYLYQLFFG from the coding sequence ATGGAATATATCGAATTGATGTATCTTCATTTGGCAACAGTTGTTCCTTGTTTCATTATTGGAACTGTTCTGCTTTTGATTCAAAAGGGCACTTCCTTTCACAAAAACTTGGGGCGTGTTTATATGGTTCTGATGCTGTTTACTGCAACAGTCACCTTGTTTATGCCTGCACAGGTGGGCCCAAGATTTTTGAATCATTTTGGTTGGATACATGGCTTTACTTTCCTGACACTTTATACAGTGCCAACTGCTTACCTTGCCATCAAACGAGGAGATGTGAAAGCCCACAAACGAAAAATGATTTTGTTGTATTTTGGAGCAATCATTATTGCAGGAGGTTTTACTTTTGTGCCAGGCAGGTATTTGTATCAATTGTTTTTTGGATAA
- the pseB gene encoding UDP-N-acetylglucosamine 4,6-dehydratase (inverting) yields MFTLNGKSILITGGTGSFGKKFVEIVLQRYPEVKRLVVYSRDELKQFEMAQIFPNKKYKAMRYFIGDVRDGARFKRACEGIDIIVHAAALKQVPAAEYNPMECIKTNVLGAENVIEAALDSGVKKVVALSTDKAAAPINLYGATKLCSDKLFIAANNMKGSRDIAFSVVRYGNVIGSRGSVIPFFMKKRKDGVLPITHPDMTRFNITLTEGVELVLFALEHAWGGELFVPKIPSYRITDVATAIAPNCEQKIVGIRPGEKLHEDLITETDSLNTVELEEYYVICPATSRWSKEDYAEAKNGKTLPFGFRYNSGTNDEWLTVEELREQIRAHVDASFEV; encoded by the coding sequence ATGTTCACATTAAACGGAAAATCTATATTAATAACGGGAGGAACGGGTTCTTTCGGCAAAAAATTTGTGGAGATTGTATTGCAGCGGTATCCAGAAGTAAAACGTTTGGTCGTGTATTCGAGGGATGAATTGAAGCAATTTGAAATGGCGCAAATTTTTCCAAATAAAAAATACAAGGCAATGCGCTATTTCATCGGAGATGTAAGAGATGGCGCACGCTTCAAAAGGGCTTGTGAAGGGATTGACATCATTGTTCATGCTGCTGCATTGAAGCAGGTACCTGCGGCGGAATACAATCCTATGGAGTGCATCAAAACCAACGTTTTAGGAGCGGAAAATGTCATTGAAGCGGCTTTGGATTCGGGAGTCAAAAAGGTCGTTGCGCTTTCGACAGATAAAGCGGCTGCGCCCATCAATTTATACGGTGCTACCAAATTGTGTTCAGATAAATTGTTCATTGCAGCCAACAATATGAAAGGTTCTCGTGACATTGCTTTTTCAGTGGTACGTTACGGAAATGTCATTGGATCAAGAGGTTCGGTAATTCCTTTTTTCATGAAAAAACGCAAAGATGGCGTATTGCCGATTACCCATCCCGATATGACCCGCTTCAATATCACCTTGACCGAGGGCGTTGAATTGGTCTTGTTTGCCTTGGAACATGCTTGGGGAGGGGAGTTGTTTGTACCCAAAATTCCTTCTTATCGCATCACCGATGTAGCGACTGCAATAGCTCCGAATTGTGAGCAAAAAATCGTGGGTATTCGCCCTGGTGAAAAACTGCACGAAGATTTGATTACCGAAACGGACTCGCTCAATACGGTAGAGCTGGAGGAGTATTATGTGATTTGCCCTGCAACTTCTCGTTGGAGCAAGGAGGATTATGCCGAAGCTAAAAATGGAAAAACACTCCCATTTGGTTTTCGCTACAATTCGGGTACAAATGATGAATGGCTGACTGTTGAGGAACTGAGAGAGCAGATTCGGGCGCATGTGGATGCGAGTTTTGAGGTGTGA
- a CDS encoding GNAT family N-acetyltransferase gives MTNNWLTPITLEGQKVKLIPLDHSHKEALLKAANDGELSELWYTFVPSIATIDNYLDVAFEDQKKGNALPFVVVDKASGQIIGTTRYCNATPEHRRLEIGYTWYAKSYQRTGVNTECKFLLLQHAFENLDAIAVEFRTHWHNHQSRNAILRLGAKQDGVLRSHRIDSDGALRDTVVFSIIEVEWKTVKKSLQFKMKAIH, from the coding sequence ATGACAAATAATTGGCTCACACCTATCACCTTAGAAGGACAAAAAGTAAAATTGATTCCTTTAGACCATTCGCACAAAGAAGCCCTTTTGAAGGCGGCAAATGATGGCGAGTTGTCGGAACTTTGGTACACGTTTGTTCCTTCAATAGCAACTATTGACAACTATTTGGATGTAGCTTTTGAAGATCAAAAAAAGGGCAATGCTCTGCCCTTTGTAGTCGTTGACAAAGCAAGTGGTCAAATCATTGGCACAACGAGGTACTGCAATGCGACTCCTGAACACAGGCGTTTAGAGATTGGTTATACTTGGTATGCAAAGAGTTACCAAAGAACAGGTGTCAATACAGAATGTAAATTTTTGCTGCTGCAACATGCTTTTGAAAACTTGGATGCCATTGCAGTGGAATTCAGAACGCATTGGCACAATCACCAATCGAGGAATGCCATATTGAGGCTTGGGGCAAAACAGGATGGCGTTTTGAGGAGTCATAGAATAGACTCAGATGGAGCTTTGCGGGATACGGTGGTTTTTTCTATTATTGAAGTGGAATGGAAAACGGTAAAAAAATCACTTCAATTCAAGATGAAAGCCATACATTAG
- a CDS encoding endonuclease, protein MKYLFSLLLLLTSIALQAQNFIEPCKYGQPLVDALRNAYTPNNPLGYGPGRDILYSKIDNNGLQLSCIYTDFTVTLDPNADPSVSAFSGGINAEHVYPQSLGAGDEPARSDLHNIFPSKVNVNESRGSCPFGEIADSDTDQWFYLNTQLSSIPMTDIDLYSEKDEEDCVFEPREKVKGDIARAIFYFYAIYQPIADAAFFNLQKQTLYEWHLADPVDETEKRRDDLIAANQGNHNPFIVDASLVQRAYFEADASFPDGDPNCVVTAISEWSQADWATIASNFVREEVLIEATKNTGKVQLFDLYGRLIREQLLKSETRLQVSDLPQGVYILQIQSEGLGKVLRVYKK, encoded by the coding sequence ATGAAATACCTATTTTCTCTGCTTCTTCTGTTAACTTCAATAGCTTTACAAGCGCAAAATTTCATCGAGCCCTGCAAATATGGGCAACCGCTTGTAGATGCTTTACGCAATGCCTATACGCCCAACAATCCCTTGGGTTATGGGCCAGGAAGGGATATTTTGTATTCCAAAATTGACAACAATGGACTGCAATTGTCGTGCATCTACACCGATTTTACGGTTACGCTCGACCCCAATGCAGACCCTAGTGTTTCTGCATTTTCGGGAGGAATAAACGCCGAGCATGTGTATCCACAATCTTTGGGTGCTGGGGATGAACCTGCCAGAAGCGACTTGCACAATATTTTTCCTTCAAAAGTGAATGTAAACGAATCGAGGGGAAGTTGTCCGTTTGGTGAAATAGCAGACAGCGATACCGATCAATGGTTTTATCTGAATACGCAGTTGAGCAGTATTCCAATGACTGACATAGACTTGTACAGCGAAAAAGATGAGGAGGATTGTGTTTTTGAACCACGAGAAAAGGTGAAAGGAGATATTGCCAGAGCCATTTTTTACTTCTATGCCATTTACCAACCGATTGCAGATGCCGCTTTTTTCAACCTTCAAAAACAAACTCTCTATGAATGGCATTTAGCGGACCCTGTGGACGAAACCGAAAAACGAAGGGATGATTTGATTGCAGCCAATCAAGGCAACCACAATCCGTTTATTGTGGATGCTTCTTTGGTGCAACGTGCTTATTTTGAAGCGGATGCCTCCTTTCCCGATGGCGATCCCAATTGTGTGGTAACGGCTATTTCGGAGTGGAGTCAAGCGGATTGGGCAACGATTGCGTCCAATTTTGTAAGGGAGGAGGTGCTTATTGAAGCGACCAAAAATACAGGAAAAGTACAGCTATTTGACCTCTATGGAAGACTTATCCGAGAACAGCTTTTGAAGTCTGAAACCCGATTGCAGGTAAGTGATTTGCCGCAAGGTGTGTATATTTTGCAGATTCAATCGGAAGGTTTGGGGAAGGTTTTGAGGGTGTATAAAAAATAG
- a CDS encoding YfhO family protein: MNKEQLLKSAIPHLSAFGVLLLVAVIYFSPLLSGKILVQSDIVQWKGSAKEVDDFRDKTGEEALWTNSMFGGMPAYQISMQPKGNFINKIRNTMLKVIPKPANIILFCMVAFYILMIVMGVHPILAAAGAIAYGLSTYNMLILEAGHIIKAMSIAYMPLVIAGVLLAFRGRYLIGAALGGVGFAFNIVAAHYQITFYMMLILLVFGIVYLIEAVKNKTLADFAKASVIIGLVFVVATATDYVRMATTYEYSKETMRGGSELTKKGASDGLEADYAFAWSYGKMETMTLLIPRFAGGASGEKISKDSKTYKTLRSLGSRSEVGPMYWGDSPFTGGPFYLGAIICFLFVLGCVVVKGPLKWWLVIATVLSIVLSWGKNLEAFNMLFFDFFPMYNKFRVVSMALVMVQLTVPMLGIFALHKVLTEKMEKGELVKALKISTGIVGGLLVFFILLGGSLFDFSATGDSGYPENLVRALEADRASMLRMDAIRSLVFILLSVGAIYLFAVQKIKWTWAAAAIGVLILTDLWTVDKRYLDTSDFVNERKEDAYFTATEADKQILQDPDIHYRVFNMTRSPFNDGVTSYHHKSIGGYHGAKLARYQDLIDEHLTQGNVKVMSMLNTKYVIQKGENGQPTPQLNPQALGNAWFVSNIQMVNNADEESAALTDFNPATTAIVDKRFEDYLTGFNASADTLASIQLTEYQPNYLKYSSNSSAPNLAVFSEVYYNDHKGWNAYIDGEKTPHIRVNYILRALKVPAGQHTIEFKFEPNSFYSGSMISFAASTVILLLVIAAAVQWFREKAVIED, encoded by the coding sequence ATGAATAAAGAGCAGCTTCTCAAATCAGCCATTCCTCATTTATCCGCCTTTGGTGTCCTACTCCTCGTTGCGGTCATTTACTTTAGCCCTCTACTTAGCGGCAAAATATTGGTGCAGTCCGATATTGTGCAGTGGAAAGGGTCTGCAAAAGAGGTAGATGATTTTCGTGACAAAACGGGAGAGGAAGCCCTTTGGACGAACTCTATGTTTGGTGGAATGCCTGCTTATCAAATCAGTATGCAGCCCAAAGGAAATTTTATCAACAAGATTCGGAATACCATGTTGAAGGTCATTCCCAAACCTGCCAACATCATCCTTTTTTGTATGGTGGCGTTTTATATCTTGATGATTGTGATGGGGGTACATCCCATATTGGCGGCAGCAGGGGCGATAGCTTACGGACTTTCGACCTACAATATGTTGATTCTGGAAGCAGGACACATCATCAAAGCTATGTCGATTGCTTACATGCCCTTGGTCATTGCAGGGGTGCTGCTGGCTTTCAGAGGGCGGTATTTGATTGGTGCAGCCTTGGGAGGCGTTGGTTTTGCTTTCAATATTGTGGCGGCGCACTATCAGATTACGTTTTACATGATGCTGATTTTGCTGGTTTTTGGCATCGTTTATTTGATTGAAGCGGTGAAAAACAAAACTTTAGCAGATTTCGCCAAGGCCTCTGTGATTATCGGTTTAGTCTTTGTAGTCGCTACTGCAACGGACTATGTGCGAATGGCTACGACCTACGAATACAGCAAAGAAACGATGCGGGGCGGTTCAGAATTGACCAAAAAAGGAGCGTCAGACGGTTTGGAAGCCGACTATGCTTTTGCGTGGAGTTATGGTAAAATGGAAACCATGACCTTGTTGATTCCTCGATTTGCGGGAGGTGCTTCGGGTGAAAAAATCTCTAAAGACTCCAAAACCTACAAAACTTTGCGGAGTTTGGGCAGCCGTTCGGAAGTCGGACCGATGTATTGGGGCGATTCACCATTTACAGGTGGGCCGTTTTATTTGGGTGCAATCATCTGCTTTTTGTTTGTCTTGGGTTGTGTGGTGGTCAAAGGGCCATTGAAGTGGTGGCTCGTGATTGCTACCGTTTTGTCTATTGTCTTGTCATGGGGCAAAAACTTGGAAGCCTTCAACATGCTATTTTTCGACTTTTTTCCGATGTACAACAAATTTAGGGTCGTTTCGATGGCTTTGGTGATGGTGCAATTGACGGTTCCAATGTTGGGTATTTTCGCTTTGCACAAGGTTTTGACCGAAAAAATGGAGAAAGGAGAATTGGTGAAAGCATTGAAAATCAGCACTGGAATAGTGGGTGGATTGCTCGTGTTTTTCATTTTGTTGGGCGGTTCGTTATTTGATTTTTCGGCAACGGGTGACAGTGGTTATCCCGAAAATTTGGTGAGGGCATTGGAGGCTGATCGAGCGAGTATGCTTCGGATGGATGCGATTCGTTCTTTGGTTTTCATTTTGTTGAGCGTGGGGGCAATTTACCTTTTTGCTGTGCAAAAAATCAAATGGACTTGGGCAGCGGCTGCAATTGGTGTGTTGATATTGACCGACTTGTGGACGGTTGACAAGCGGTATTTGGACACCAGCGATTTTGTAAACGAGCGCAAAGAAGATGCTTATTTTACTGCAACGGAGGCGGACAAACAAATTTTGCAAGACCCTGATATTCACTATCGGGTTTTCAATATGACCCGCAGTCCTTTCAATGATGGGGTGACTTCTTACCATCATAAATCCATCGGTGGTTATCACGGCGCAAAATTGGCACGTTACCAAGATTTAATCGACGAACATCTGACGCAGGGCAATGTCAAGGTAATGAGTATGCTCAATACAAAATATGTGATTCAAAAAGGAGAAAATGGGCAGCCTACTCCGCAACTCAATCCACAGGCTTTGGGCAATGCGTGGTTTGTGAGCAATATCCAAATGGTCAACAATGCGGACGAGGAAAGCGCAGCGTTGACCGACTTCAATCCTGCTACTACTGCAATTGTGGACAAACGTTTTGAAGATTATCTGACAGGTTTCAATGCTTCTGCCGATACTTTGGCGAGCATCCAATTGACGGAGTATCAACCCAATTATTTGAAGTATTCGAGCAACAGCAGCGCACCGAATTTGGCGGTTTTTTCGGAGGTCTATTACAACGATCACAAAGGTTGGAACGCCTATATTGACGGTGAAAAAACGCCGCATATTCGAGTGAATTACATCTTGCGGGCATTGAAGGTGCCTGCTGGACAACATACGATTGAGTTCAAATTTGAGCCAAACAGTTTTTATTCGGGCAGTATGATTTCTTTTGCAGCTTCTACGGTGATTTTGTTGTTGGTCATTGCAGCGGCGGTGCAGTGGTTTCGGGAGAAGGCAGTGATTGAAGATTAG
- a CDS encoding Imm51 family immunity protein, with amino-acid sequence MKDYLQIVKHPNQLSIIFNVEDEKVMEIGEKMNEINEEAYMNGYNWEAFLNHYLAKNHPELMEGMDSDPEAGTFVALYALNPENEEKANKLVEVIEGLIENEAKLYLLVEEEGNDIEWD; translated from the coding sequence ATGAAAGACTACTTACAAATTGTCAAACATCCTAACCAACTCTCCATTATCTTCAATGTAGAAGACGAAAAAGTGATGGAAATTGGAGAAAAAATGAACGAAATCAACGAGGAAGCCTATATGAATGGCTACAATTGGGAAGCGTTTTTGAACCATTATCTAGCCAAAAATCATCCTGAGCTAATGGAGGGTATGGATAGCGATCCAGAAGCAGGAACCTTTGTTGCGCTCTATGCTTTGAATCCAGAAAACGAAGAAAAGGCAAACAAACTGGTAGAAGTGATTGAGGGTTTGATTGAAAATGAAGCAAAGTTGTATCTTCTTGTTGAAGAAGAAGGAAATGATATTGAGTGGGATTAA
- a CDS encoding glycosyltransferase, translated as MIQISAIVCTYNGEKHLFKTLQSLAEQSLEADSYEVVIVDNNSTDSVAAISQGFIKYNSHLNIQYCLETQAGLSFARNCGIEASKGDYVVFIDDDATANKDFLAQHLQIYKEKKDAVAAGGKVLGTYPTGMAPNWLSPYIEGVFSLIDRGEKVHLFEKKFPVGCNMSFKKSALQQMGSFNTNVKYRSDEKFVFLQLKKSKKAIYYLPQAIAYHNIDETRMSKASVIKVSQLVGAGERERLYPDWLALTIKLIEYLFKLGASWAIGLGYLLKGQASKAAYIVLVRWYVLQGFFFYRN; from the coding sequence ATGATTCAAATTTCTGCAATTGTCTGTACCTACAACGGGGAAAAGCACCTGTTCAAAACGCTTCAATCGCTTGCCGAGCAGTCTTTGGAGGCAGATAGTTATGAGGTGGTGATAGTGGACAACAATTCTACGGATAGTGTTGCGGCTATTAGTCAGGGATTTATCAAGTACAATTCTCATCTAAATATTCAGTATTGTTTGGAAACGCAGGCGGGTTTGTCTTTTGCAAGGAATTGTGGCATTGAAGCGAGCAAGGGGGATTATGTGGTGTTTATAGATGATGATGCGACTGCAAATAAGGATTTTTTAGCGCAGCATTTGCAGATTTACAAAGAGAAGAAAGATGCCGTTGCAGCAGGGGGCAAAGTGTTGGGTACTTATCCAACGGGTATGGCTCCCAATTGGTTGAGTCCATACATTGAAGGGGTTTTTTCACTGATTGATCGAGGGGAGAAAGTGCATCTTTTTGAAAAGAAATTTCCTGTGGGCTGCAATATGTCTTTCAAAAAATCGGCATTGCAGCAGATGGGCAGCTTCAATACGAATGTGAAGTACCGCAGTGATGAAAAGTTTGTGTTTTTGCAGTTGAAGAAAAGCAAGAAAGCGATTTATTATCTTCCTCAGGCGATTGCTTACCACAACATTGACGAAACGAGAATGTCGAAAGCCAGTGTAATCAAAGTCAGTCAGTTAGTCGGGGCTGGTGAGCGGGAAAGACTCTATCCTGATTGGTTGGCATTGACCATTAAATTGATAGAATACCTTTTTAAATTGGGAGCAAGTTGGGCGATTGGTCTTGGTTATTTATTGAAGGGGCAGGCTTCAAAAGCTGCTTATATAGTCTTGGTGCGTTGGTACGTTTTGCAGGGTTTTTTCTTTTACCGCAATTGA